A stretch of Rhea pennata isolate bPtePen1 unplaced genomic scaffold, bPtePen1.pri scaffold_32, whole genome shotgun sequence DNA encodes these proteins:
- the LOC134154587 gene encoding olfactory receptor 14A16-like, translating to MSNRSSLNKFLLLAFADTRELQLLHFSLFLGIYLAALLGNGLVITAIACDHRLHTPMYFFLLNLSVLDLGSISTTVPKSMANSLWNTRAISYSGCAAQVFLFFFSVGVECSLLTVMAYDRYVAICKPLQYWTIMDSRVCVKMAAAAWASGFLYALLHTGNTFSIPLCQGNTVDHFFCEIPQIFKLSCADSYLREVGLIMASACSFFGCFVFIVLSYVQIFRAVLRIPSEQGWHKAFSMCLPHLAVVSLYISTGIFAYLKPPSVSSSTLYLVVAVLYLVVPPALNPLIYSMRNKELKDALKKLIQLVLVQKKQAAHPPSQLASNFSEKAPVLWAFSL from the coding sequence ATGTCCAACAGAAGCTCCCTCAAcaagttcctcctcctggcatttgcagacacgcgggagctgcagctcttgcacttctctctcttcctgggcatctacctggctgccctcctgggcaacggcCTCGTCATCACAGCCATAGCCTGTGACCACcgcctccacacccccatgtacttcttcctcctcaatcTCTCTGTTCTTgaccttggctccatctccaccactgtccccaaatctatggccaattccctgtggaacaccagggccatttcctactcgggatgtgctgcccaggtcttcctgtttttcttttcagttggaGTGGAGTgttctctcctcactgtcatggcctatgaccgctatgttgccatctgcaaaccACTGCAATACTGGACCATCATGGACAGCAGAGtttgtgtcaaaatggcagcagctgcctgggccagtgggtTTCTctatgctctcctgcacactggaaatacattttccataCCCCTttgccaaggcaacacagtggaccacttcttctgtgaaatcccccagatcTTCAAGCTCTCCTGTGcagactcctacctcagggaagttgggcTTATTATGGCTAGTGCCTGTTCATTCTTTgggtgctttgttttcattgtgctgtcctatgtgcagatcttcagggctgtgctgaggatcccctctgagcagggctggcacaaagccttttccatgtgcctcccgcacctggctgtggtctccctgtACATCAGCACTGGCAtctttgcctacctgaagccccccTCCGTCTCCTCCTCAACTCTGtatctggtggtggctgttctgtacttGGTGGTGCCTCCAGCActgaaccccctcatctacagcatgaggaacaaggagctcaaagATGCACTGAAGAAACTGATTCAGCTGGTCCTAGTTCAGAAGAAGCAAGCTGCCCATCCCCCTTCACAGTTGGCttctaatttttctgaaaaagctcCTGTGCTTTGGGCATTCTCTCTgtga